In the genome of Mycobacteriales bacterium, one region contains:
- a CDS encoding DedA family protein gives MATPPHLPGIFGSLAPVLNSYGYLAVAGLVLAESFGLPLPGETVLIAAAIYAGAGQLNIVAVATVAWAAAVAGNTIGFALGRQGGRRLLVRWGRYVRLTPERIDRASDFLARRGVLVVVVGRFVEGLRQLNGIIAGISDMSWLRFLLANAVGAALWVGAWTAVGDVAGAHIDPVYRAVQRYTVYALVAAGVIIVGFVVRHIRRRRGRPAR, from the coding sequence GTGGCGACCCCCCCGCATCTGCCCGGGATCTTCGGCAGCCTCGCGCCGGTCTTGAACTCCTACGGCTATCTCGCGGTGGCCGGCCTGGTGCTCGCCGAGTCCTTCGGGCTACCACTGCCGGGCGAGACGGTGCTCATCGCCGCCGCGATATACGCCGGGGCCGGGCAGCTCAACATCGTGGCGGTGGCCACGGTCGCCTGGGCCGCCGCCGTCGCAGGGAACACCATCGGATTCGCCCTGGGACGGCAGGGGGGGCGCCGGCTGCTCGTCCGTTGGGGTCGCTACGTCCGATTGACCCCGGAGCGGATCGACCGGGCGAGTGATTTCCTCGCCCGTCGAGGGGTCCTGGTCGTCGTCGTCGGGCGCTTCGTCGAGGGGCTGCGTCAGCTCAACGGGATCATTGCCGGCATCTCCGACATGTCGTGGCTCCGGTTCCTCCTCGCCAACGCGGTCGGCGCCGCGCTCTGGGTGGGCGCCTGGACGGCGGTCGGGGACGTCGCCGGGGCGCACATCGACCCGGTCTACCGGGCCGTCCAGCGGTACACCGTCTACGCGCTAGTTGCCGCCGGGGTAATCATCGTCGGATTCGTCGTCCGCCACATCCGACGTCGGCGGGGCCGCCCGGCACGATAA
- the rpmG gene encoding 50S ribosomal protein L33 has translation MACQDCKHRNYITRKNRRNDPDRLELKKFCPNCRSHTTHRETR, from the coding sequence ATGGCCTGCCAGGACTGCAAGCACCGCAACTACATCACCCGCAAGAACCGTCGCAACGACCCGGATCGGCTCGAGTTGAAGAAGTTCTGCCCGAACTGCCGGAGCCATACGACACACCGCGAGACCCGCTGA